A single window of Candidatus Eremiobacterota bacterium DNA harbors:
- a CDS encoding helix-turn-helix domain-containing protein translates to MDQLAQLGERLVRFRTQAGMDVETAAAVADVNTDRLDLAESGSVALDEHELDRLARAYGIDPTELFGGRITPLQNYAGG, encoded by the coding sequence ATGGATCAGTTGGCACAGCTCGGCGAGCGGCTCGTTCGCTTCCGCACTCAGGCCGGGATGGACGTGGAAACCGCCGCCGCGGTCGCCGACGTCAACACCGACCGGCTCGACCTCGCCGAATCCGGCAGCGTCGCGCTTGACGAGCACGAGCTGGACCGGCTCGCGCGCGCATACGGCATCGATCCGACCGAGCTGTTCGGCGGCCGCATCACGCCGCTCCAGAACTACGCCGGCGGCTAG
- a CDS encoding PQQ-binding-like beta-propeller repeat protein — translation MPADHPGSLTQQQYLDVTAYILQRNLYPAGDVPLTKSTLAQVALGGGTVTPKGPKPANNAEIVRAAPPQNTVYSKLPGNADVNITDAMMASAGQSGTNWLLPGRTYDNARYSPLNQINDTNVGSLQLAGIAQTGMTASFETTPIVVNGVMYVTTPTVANKMKVMALDATNGRSIWETVYSLGTFQICCGPVNRGAAVGYGMVYVLTLDDKLLALDATTGKSRWTASVADPTVGYSETMTPQIYDGLIIVGSSGGEWPIRGFVAAYDAKSGKQRWRWDATDPKTYAGDSWKRGGAMVWTTPALDRSLGLIVFCTGNPNPDLEGDVRGGDNKWSDSIVALDVHTGKLKWGYQEIKHDVWDYDAVSNVVLFDVHQNGQTIPAAGEAGKVGWFYIVDRRNGKLIKRSDAYVAMTKNMFSQPTAKGVVMLPGANGGAEWSPPAYSPQTHYAYVLGMDQLMNFTTHKDPYQSGRIRLGSAFTNVAPHGVQDGRFVAIDTETGKIAWTVMTRQPLIGGALATAGNLAFFGEGNSWFNAVDAKTGKRLWRFSLGAGVNAPPVTYEVNGQQYVAVAAGGNFQLTFPYGDTIAIFKLGSGSGTGSR, via the coding sequence ATGCCGGCCGACCACCCCGGCTCGCTCACGCAGCAGCAGTACCTCGACGTCACCGCTTACATTCTGCAGCGCAACCTCTATCCGGCCGGCGACGTCCCGCTGACGAAGAGCACGTTGGCGCAAGTCGCGCTCGGCGGCGGCACCGTCACGCCGAAGGGGCCGAAGCCGGCGAACAACGCCGAGATCGTCCGAGCCGCGCCGCCGCAGAACACGGTCTACTCGAAGCTGCCCGGCAACGCCGACGTGAACATCACCGACGCGATGATGGCTTCGGCCGGCCAGAGCGGCACCAACTGGCTGCTGCCCGGACGCACCTACGACAACGCGCGCTATTCGCCGCTCAACCAGATCAACGACACCAACGTCGGTTCGCTGCAGCTGGCCGGGATCGCGCAGACCGGGATGACCGCGTCGTTCGAGACGACGCCGATCGTCGTCAACGGCGTCATGTACGTCACCACGCCGACCGTCGCCAACAAGATGAAAGTGATGGCGCTCGACGCGACCAATGGCCGCTCGATCTGGGAGACGGTCTACTCGCTGGGAACGTTCCAAATCTGCTGCGGCCCGGTCAACCGCGGCGCGGCGGTTGGATACGGAATGGTCTACGTTCTCACGCTCGACGACAAGCTGCTCGCGCTCGACGCCACGACCGGGAAGTCGCGCTGGACGGCGAGCGTTGCCGACCCGACCGTCGGCTACTCGGAGACGATGACGCCGCAGATCTACGACGGCCTGATCATCGTCGGCAGCTCCGGCGGCGAGTGGCCGATTCGCGGCTTCGTCGCCGCGTACGACGCGAAGTCCGGCAAACAGCGCTGGCGCTGGGACGCGACCGATCCGAAGACCTACGCCGGCGACTCCTGGAAGCGCGGCGGCGCGATGGTGTGGACGACGCCCGCGCTCGATCGCAGCCTGGGGCTGATCGTGTTCTGCACCGGCAATCCGAATCCGGATCTCGAGGGCGACGTTCGCGGCGGCGACAACAAGTGGAGCGACTCGATCGTGGCGCTCGACGTGCACACCGGGAAGCTCAAATGGGGCTACCAAGAGATCAAGCACGACGTGTGGGACTACGACGCGGTTAGCAACGTCGTGCTCTTCGACGTGCACCAGAACGGGCAGACGATTCCGGCGGCCGGTGAAGCGGGGAAAGTCGGCTGGTTCTACATCGTCGACCGCCGCAACGGCAAGCTGATCAAACGCTCCGACGCGTACGTCGCGATGACGAAGAACATGTTCAGCCAGCCGACCGCGAAGGGCGTCGTGATGCTTCCGGGCGCGAACGGCGGCGCGGAGTGGTCGCCGCCGGCGTACTCGCCGCAGACGCACTACGCCTACGTCCTCGGCATGGACCAGCTGATGAACTTCACCACCCACAAGGACCCGTACCAGTCGGGACGCATTCGGCTGGGCAGCGCGTTCACCAACGTCGCGCCGCACGGCGTGCAGGACGGCCGCTTCGTCGCGATCGACACTGAGACCGGAAAGATCGCCTGGACGGTGATGACGCGGCAGCCGCTGATCGGCGGCGCGCTCGCCACCGCGGGAAACCTCGCGTTCTTCGGCGAGGGGAACAGCTGGTTCAACGCGGTCGACGCGAAGACCGGAAAGCGGCTGTGGCGGTTCAGCCTCGGCGCCGGCGTCAACGCGCCACCGGTCACCTACGAGGTCAACGGCCAGCAGTACGTCGCGGTCGCCGCCGGGGGAAACTTCCAGCTGACGTTCCCGTACGGCGACACGATCGCGATCTTCAAGCTGGGTTCGGGATCCGGAACGGGTTCACGCTAG
- a CDS encoding glycosyltransferase, producing MERPTVSVVIKAYNHEKYVAQSIDSILTQSFQDFELVVTDDGSTDATPEIIRSFTDPRVDFVRFERNRGISQAMNATVARARGEFVAILNSDDFALPGRLETQVAFLREHPDVAAVFSVPRQVGEDGEPVAGLGALFDFPFDEPNPPRRAWLRRFFFRGNSLCAPSAMVRRAVLNEIGPDDPRLTNLQDFDRWIRLLEKHEIFVATEALTAFRVRANHANASGANHAATLRAAFEFFEVYKRYRAFAPPFLREIFAEDVLRNGIDASGPSGTWLAELALLGETPWHHLFALDTLYEAASDDASYRRLRDLAASVNPFRIPNPA from the coding sequence ATGGAACGGCCCACCGTCTCGGTCGTCATCAAGGCGTACAACCACGAGAAGTACGTCGCGCAGTCGATCGACAGCATTCTGACGCAGTCATTTCAGGACTTCGAGCTGGTCGTAACCGACGACGGCTCGACCGACGCCACGCCGGAGATCATCCGCAGCTTCACCGATCCGCGCGTTGACTTCGTCCGGTTCGAGCGCAACCGCGGAATCTCGCAAGCGATGAACGCCACGGTCGCGCGGGCGCGCGGCGAGTTCGTCGCGATCCTCAACTCCGACGACTTCGCGCTGCCCGGCCGCCTCGAGACGCAGGTCGCGTTTCTCCGCGAGCACCCGGACGTCGCCGCGGTGTTCTCCGTTCCGCGGCAGGTCGGCGAAGACGGCGAGCCGGTCGCGGGCCTCGGCGCGCTCTTCGACTTCCCGTTCGACGAGCCGAACCCGCCGCGGCGGGCGTGGCTGCGGCGGTTCTTCTTTCGCGGCAACTCGCTGTGCGCGCCGAGCGCGATGGTGCGGCGCGCGGTGCTGAACGAGATCGGGCCGGACGATCCGCGGCTCACCAACCTACAGGATTTCGACCGCTGGATCAGGCTGCTCGAAAAGCATGAGATCTTCGTCGCGACCGAAGCGCTGACGGCGTTTCGCGTCCGCGCGAACCACGCGAACGCGAGCGGCGCGAACCACGCCGCGACCCTGCGCGCGGCGTTCGAGTTCTTCGAAGTCTACAAGCGCTACCGCGCGTTCGCGCCCCCGTTCTTGCGCGAGATATTCGCCGAAGACGTGCTGCGAAACGGAATCGACGCGAGCGGTCCGTCCGGTACGTGGCTGGCGGAGCTCGCCCTCCTCGGCGAGACTCCGTGGCACCACCTGTTCGCGCTCGACACGCTGTACGAGGCGGCGAGCGACGACGCGAGCTACCGGCGGCTGCGCGACCTTGCCGCTAGCGTGAACCCGTTCCGGATCCCGAACCCAGCTTGA
- a CDS encoding acetyltransferase — protein sequence METCRRLGREVGAAVKNYDGPAYFGDAAKIAGVRELPPGATSWPCFCPLFTPANRFAATTEALALGFGFPEALLDPTAIVAASTTVSGGTFVNAGCIVGAETVIGEHVVVNRGVSIGHHAEIAAFASLGPSAVLGGYVKVGRGATIGAGAVVLPNVEIGEHAIVGAGAVVVAGVPARTKAFGNPARIREAGLADF from the coding sequence GTGGAAACCTGCCGCCGCCTCGGTCGCGAGGTCGGCGCGGCGGTCAAGAACTACGACGGTCCGGCGTACTTCGGCGACGCCGCGAAGATCGCCGGCGTGCGCGAGCTTCCGCCGGGGGCAACGTCGTGGCCGTGCTTCTGCCCGCTGTTCACGCCGGCGAACCGCTTCGCCGCGACCACCGAAGCGCTTGCGCTCGGGTTCGGCTTTCCAGAGGCGCTGCTCGATCCCACCGCGATCGTCGCGGCGTCGACGACGGTATCCGGCGGAACGTTCGTGAACGCCGGCTGCATCGTCGGCGCCGAGACGGTGATCGGCGAGCACGTCGTCGTGAACCGCGGCGTCTCGATCGGCCATCATGCCGAGATCGCCGCGTTCGCATCGCTCGGACCCAGCGCGGTGCTGGGTGGTTACGTCAAGGTGGGACGCGGCGCGACGATCGGCGCCGGCGCGGTCGTGCTGCCGAACGTCGAGATCGGCGAGCACGCGATCGTCGGCGCGGGCGCGGTCGTGGTCGCGGGCGTCCCCGCGCGGACCAAAGCGTTCGGCAACCCGGCGCGCATCCGGGAAGCCGGGCTGGCGGACTTCTGA
- a CDS encoding FdtA/QdtA family cupin domain-containing protein, whose product MAQTLLKPYEVFDFTEIADASGSLFVSELATRGVVIERFYFITGVPAGARRGGHAHRTQAKFLVCVQGSVELHVEAHGHVDVIPLERAGRALYLPAGYWLDMVKFAPGTVLAVLAEQAYDEADYIRDHAEFERWELSA is encoded by the coding sequence GTGGCTCAGACGCTGCTTAAACCATACGAAGTCTTCGACTTTACCGAAATCGCGGATGCGAGCGGCTCGCTGTTCGTCAGCGAGCTGGCCACGCGCGGCGTCGTGATCGAACGGTTCTACTTCATCACCGGCGTGCCGGCCGGCGCGCGGCGCGGCGGCCACGCGCACCGCACGCAGGCAAAGTTTCTGGTCTGCGTTCAGGGCAGCGTCGAGCTGCACGTGGAAGCGCACGGCCACGTCGACGTCATTCCGCTCGAGCGCGCCGGCCGCGCGCTGTATCTTCCCGCGGGCTATTGGCTCGACATGGTGAAGTTCGCGCCGGGCACCGTGCTCGCCGTGCTCGCCGAACAGGCGTACGACGAGGCAGACTACATTCGCGATCACGCCGAGTTTGAGCGCTGGGAGCTGAGCGCCTGA
- a CDS encoding energy transducer TonB, translating into MRPATGAPYTAHDRFTYDPSGTWHVEVDAGSPRALQLTGPAWDKTKRDWAAEAHDDSGALVRLSFMAFSGTFMRTVTHQQPLGKTQSWFSDWCASGDASPAQRSCETPNVPPHTVVAAEPSTEGIPKTLRGTVNLIVSLDEDSNIESVSVASSPSAILSAAAVRAARQSTFQTMVKSCYAIPGRYLFTVKFGP; encoded by the coding sequence GTGCGGCCCGCCACCGGCGCGCCGTACACGGCGCACGACCGCTTCACCTACGACCCGAGCGGCACTTGGCACGTCGAGGTCGATGCCGGCTCGCCCCGCGCATTGCAGCTGACCGGCCCGGCGTGGGATAAAACGAAGCGCGACTGGGCAGCCGAAGCACACGACGACAGCGGCGCGCTCGTGCGTCTGAGCTTCATGGCGTTCAGCGGAACCTTCATGCGAACGGTGACGCACCAACAACCGCTTGGGAAGACGCAGTCGTGGTTCAGCGACTGGTGTGCGAGCGGCGACGCGTCGCCCGCCCAGCGCAGTTGCGAGACGCCAAACGTGCCGCCGCATACGGTTGTCGCGGCGGAGCCCTCGACGGAGGGCATTCCGAAAACACTGAGGGGCACGGTAAACCTCATCGTCTCGCTCGACGAAGACTCGAACATCGAGTCGGTGTCGGTCGCATCGAGCCCGTCAGCCATCTTGAGCGCCGCCGCGGTCCGAGCCGCGCGTCAATCGACGTTCCAAACGATGGTCAAGTCCTGCTACGCCATTCCCGGGCGCTACCTCTTCACGGTAAAATTCGGCCCGTAG
- a CDS encoding CPBP family intramembrane metalloprotease, with product MKLLAALRTLGIMVLGLIVFLVVISIVQFPLRQAHVSEAVGAVVVGAVALAIYVGWVRFVERRAVTELAPRALIPETLLGIVVGLALFSTAIGLLALADVFVVHGYGGWNGLAAGALSMLLVAVTEEILFRGFVFRTIRTVAGTWIGVAVSAVAFGLFHAFNPGASVLSTVAIALEAGVLLALAYAATNRLWLPIGLHAGWNFAEGFVFGTPISGTMPSHARLYGELHGPLVMTGGAFGLEASIAAVGVCLLASCGFGIWVARRESNVATFASGTAPPSATGRILP from the coding sequence ATGAAGCTTCTCGCCGCTTTGCGGACGCTCGGCATCATGGTGCTCGGGCTGATCGTGTTTCTCGTGGTTATCAGCATCGTGCAGTTTCCGCTGCGGCAGGCGCACGTTTCCGAGGCCGTCGGCGCCGTCGTCGTCGGCGCGGTCGCGCTGGCAATTTACGTCGGCTGGGTGCGCTTCGTGGAGCGCCGGGCGGTCACCGAGCTGGCGCCGCGCGCGCTCATCCCGGAGACGCTGCTCGGCATCGTCGTCGGGCTCGCGCTGTTTTCAACAGCGATCGGCCTTCTCGCGCTCGCCGACGTCTTCGTGGTGCACGGGTACGGCGGCTGGAACGGTCTTGCGGCGGGAGCGCTGTCGATGCTGCTCGTCGCGGTTACCGAGGAGATCCTATTTCGGGGCTTTGTCTTTCGCACGATTCGGACCGTCGCGGGCACGTGGATCGGCGTCGCGGTGTCCGCGGTCGCGTTCGGGCTCTTTCACGCGTTCAACCCGGGCGCGTCGGTGCTGAGCACCGTTGCAATCGCGCTGGAAGCGGGCGTTTTGCTCGCGCTCGCGTACGCGGCGACCAACCGGCTGTGGCTGCCGATCGGCCTGCACGCCGGCTGGAACTTCGCCGAGGGCTTCGTCTTCGGGACGCCGATCTCCGGAACGATGCCGTCCCATGCGCGGCTGTACGGCGAGCTCCACGGACCGCTCGTCATGACCGGCGGCGCCTTCGGCCTCGAAGCGTCGATCGCGGCCGTCGGCGTGTGTCTCCTCGCCTCGTGCGGCTTCGGCATTTGGGTCGCCCGCCGCGAATCGAATGTTGCCACCTTCGCTTCGGGGACGGCTCCGCCGAGCGCTACGGGCCGAATTTTACCGTGA
- a CDS encoding sodium:calcium antiporter, producing MQALSTPLVLVIFAAAGALIWWAGGILASTTDAIDAHFGWGEGLGGAVFLAIATNLPEVAIVVGGVYTGSLGLAVGNILGGIAIQTVVLVLLDGPGLRSRVPLSSLVSSLTIALEGLVLIAILMLCVLGALSPPSLIFARTTPAELAILAAWIGSLFLISHHEDNQGWRTARESIAEESRLVAPQRRPISQIYVLFAVGAIATLLAGVALALSSDVLTTRWHMQGVIFGATLLAAVTALPEVTTGLYAIKAGRYELAMSDIIGGNAFLPVLFLFATLLSNKPLLPDAQGPDLYLAALGALLTAVYCVGVILRSQRMLLGAGLDSLLVLALYVIGIGGLFFVK from the coding sequence GTGCAGGCCCTTTCCACGCCGCTGGTCCTGGTGATCTTCGCCGCCGCCGGAGCGCTGATCTGGTGGGCCGGCGGAATTCTCGCGTCCACCACCGACGCGATTGACGCGCACTTCGGTTGGGGCGAAGGGCTCGGCGGCGCGGTCTTCCTCGCGATCGCGACCAACCTGCCGGAGGTCGCGATCGTCGTCGGCGGCGTCTACACCGGCAGTCTCGGGCTCGCGGTCGGGAACATCCTGGGCGGGATCGCGATCCAGACCGTCGTCCTGGTGCTGCTCGACGGGCCGGGGCTGCGCTCGCGCGTCCCGCTCTCCTCGCTCGTCTCCTCGCTGACGATCGCGCTCGAAGGGCTGGTGCTGATCGCGATCCTCATGCTGTGCGTGCTGGGCGCGCTCTCGCCGCCGAGCTTGATCTTCGCGCGCACGACGCCCGCCGAGCTCGCGATCCTCGCCGCCTGGATCGGCAGCCTCTTCCTCATCAGCCACCACGAGGACAACCAGGGCTGGCGCACCGCACGCGAGTCGATCGCCGAAGAGTCTAGGCTCGTCGCGCCGCAGCGCCGTCCCATTTCGCAAATCTACGTGCTGTTCGCGGTCGGCGCGATCGCGACGCTGCTCGCCGGCGTCGCGCTCGCGCTCAGCAGCGACGTCCTCACGACGCGCTGGCACATGCAAGGCGTGATCTTCGGTGCGACGCTGCTCGCCGCGGTCACCGCGCTGCCCGAAGTGACGACCGGCCTGTACGCGATCAAAGCTGGCCGCTACGAGCTCGCAATGAGCGATATCATCGGAGGGAACGCGTTCCTTCCGGTGCTGTTCCTGTTCGCGACGCTGCTCAGCAACAAGCCCCTGCTCCCCGACGCGCAAGGCCCGGACCTCTACCTCGCCGCGCTCGGCGCGCTGCTCACCGCCGTTTACTGCGTCGGCGTGATCCTGCGCTCGCAGCGCATGCTTCTCGGCGCCGGCCTGGACTCGCTGCTCGTCCTAGCGCTGTACGTGATCGGGATCGGCGGTTTGTTCTTCGTGAAGTGA
- a CDS encoding VOC family protein, translating into MAIDVRGLTPLLEVFDMRESVAFYRDAIGFEVVHTAEPDGSLVWAMLRHGDVMLMLNERYEDDERPAQRDPVRCAGHEDTELYFDCPDVDAAFRHLRASGCAVEEPRTTHYGMKQIWLADPDGFRLCFQCRS; encoded by the coding sequence ATGGCGATCGACGTTCGCGGCTTGACGCCGCTGCTGGAAGTCTTCGATATGCGCGAATCGGTCGCGTTCTACCGGGACGCGATCGGTTTCGAGGTGGTCCATACCGCTGAACCGGACGGGTCTCTCGTCTGGGCGATGCTCCGTCATGGTGACGTCATGCTGATGCTGAACGAACGCTACGAAGACGACGAGCGGCCGGCGCAACGCGACCCGGTGCGCTGCGCGGGCCATGAGGATACCGAGCTGTACTTCGACTGTCCCGATGTCGACGCGGCGTTCCGGCACCTTCGTGCGAGCGGATGTGCTGTCGAAGAGCCGCGGACGACGCACTACGGGATGAAGCAGATCTGGCTGGCCGACCCCGACGGATTCAGACTCTGCTTTCAATGTCGGTCCTAG